A window from Jannaschia sp. S6380 encodes these proteins:
- a CDS encoding 3-hydroxybutyryl-CoA dehydrogenase, with product MEIGSIGIVGAGQMGNGIAHVCALAGYDVLLTDVRQEALDQAMDLIGRNLDRQVSRDKISAADRDATMGRIRTTLAVTDLGPCDLIIEAATEREEVKHAIFAELGPALADHTILTSNTSSISITRLASRTDRPERFMGFHFMNPVPVMQLVELIRGIATDEATYAACQSVVARLEKTSATAEDFPAFIVNRILMPMINEAVYVLYEGVGTVTSIDTSLKLGANHPMGPLELADFIGLDTCLAIMNVLHDGLADTKYRPCPLLTKYVEAGWLGRKTQRGFYDYRGDTPVPTR from the coding sequence ATGGAAATCGGCAGCATCGGGATCGTGGGCGCAGGGCAGATGGGGAACGGCATCGCCCATGTCTGCGCGCTCGCCGGCTACGACGTGCTGCTGACCGACGTGCGGCAAGAGGCCCTCGACCAGGCGATGGACCTGATCGGGCGTAACCTCGACCGGCAGGTCAGCCGTGACAAGATTTCCGCCGCCGATCGCGATGCGACCATGGGCCGGATCCGTACGACGCTCGCCGTGACCGACCTCGGCCCGTGCGACCTGATCATCGAAGCGGCCACCGAGCGGGAGGAGGTCAAGCACGCGATCTTCGCGGAACTGGGCCCGGCCTTGGCCGATCACACGATCCTCACGTCGAACACCTCCTCCATCTCGATCACCCGGCTGGCAAGCCGGACCGACCGGCCCGAACGGTTCATGGGGTTCCATTTCATGAACCCGGTCCCCGTCATGCAGCTGGTCGAACTGATCCGCGGCATCGCCACCGACGAGGCGACCTATGCCGCCTGCCAATCCGTCGTCGCGCGGCTGGAAAAGACGTCGGCGACGGCCGAAGACTTCCCCGCCTTCATCGTCAACCGCATCCTGATGCCCATGATCAACGAAGCGGTCTACGTCCTCTACGAAGGGGTCGGCACGGTGACGTCCATCGACACGTCGCTCAAACTCGGGGCAAACCACCCGATGGGCCCGCTGGAACTGGCCGATTTCATCGGGCTGGACACATGCCTGGCGATCATGAACGTTCTGCATGACGGGCTGGCCGACACCAAGTATCGCCCCTGCCCCCTGTTGACGAAATATGTCGAGGCAGGATGGCTCGGCCGAAAGACGCAGCGCGGTTTCTACGACTATCGCGGCGATACGCCGGTGCCGACCCGCTAA
- a CDS encoding FAD-binding protein, with product MAVLLIGEVTNGELNVDATSKALTAAKQLGDVTVLCAGASAAAAGKAAAKLEGVAKVLVAEDASLGHRLAEPTAALVVSMAGDYSHIVAPSTTDAKNVMPRIAALLDVMILSDVTAVVDADTFERPIYAGNAVQTIKSSDATKVMTIRTSTFDAAPEGGAAPVETVSAVADPGLSEWVEDKVAESDRPELTSAGTVVSGGRGLGSEEDFALIEKLADKLGAAVGASRAAVDSGYAPNDWQVGQTGKVVAPDLYLAVGISGAIQHLAGMKDSKIIVAINKDEEAPIFQVADYGLVADLFTAVPELIEKL from the coding sequence ATGGCGGTTCTTCTGATCGGCGAAGTCACCAATGGCGAACTTAACGTCGATGCGACGTCCAAGGCGCTGACGGCCGCAAAGCAATTGGGTGACGTAACGGTGCTCTGCGCGGGCGCGTCGGCCGCTGCGGCGGGCAAGGCCGCGGCCAAACTGGAAGGCGTGGCCAAGGTCCTTGTGGCCGAGGATGCGTCGCTCGGCCATCGCTTGGCCGAACCGACCGCGGCACTGGTCGTGTCGATGGCGGGGGATTACAGCCATATCGTCGCGCCCTCGACAACGGATGCGAAGAACGTGATGCCCCGCATCGCAGCGCTTCTGGATGTCATGATCCTGTCCGATGTCACGGCGGTGGTCGATGCCGACACGTTCGAGCGTCCGATCTATGCCGGCAACGCGGTGCAAACCATCAAGTCGTCGGACGCGACCAAGGTCATGACGATCCGGACATCCACCTTCGATGCGGCCCCCGAGGGCGGCGCCGCCCCCGTCGAAACGGTGAGTGCTGTCGCCGATCCCGGCCTGTCGGAATGGGTCGAGGACAAGGTGGCGGAGAGCGATCGGCCGGAGCTGACCTCGGCCGGGACCGTCGTCTCGGGTGGGCGGGGCCTCGGTTCCGAGGAGGACTTCGCCCTGATCGAGAAGCTGGCCGACAAACTTGGCGCCGCCGTCGGCGCCTCGCGCGCGGCGGTCGACTCGGGTTATGCGCCGAACGACTGGCAGGTCGGGCAGACCGGCAAGGTCGTCGCGCCGGACCTGTATCTGGCCGTGGGAATCTCGGGCGCGATCCAACACCTGGCGGGGATGAAGGATTCCAAGATCATCGTCGCGATCAACAAGGACGAGGAAGCCCCGATTTTTCAGGTCGCCGACTATGGCCTGGTCGCCGACCTTTTCACCGCCGTGCCGGAACTGATCGAGAAGCTCTGA
- a CDS encoding twin transmembrane helix small protein encodes MRDDPLFYVVAGACLLVLLILLTGIGGFAKGGDFNRKHANRLMRWRIYAQLAAVILLIGFVWIRSKG; translated from the coding sequence ATGCGAGACGACCCCCTGTTCTACGTCGTGGCCGGCGCTTGCCTGCTCGTCCTGCTGATCCTGCTGACGGGGATCGGCGGGTTCGCCAAGGGCGGCGACTTCAATCGCAAGCATGCCAACCGCTTGATGCGCTGGCGCATCTATGCCCAGCTCGCGGCCGTGATCCTGCTGATCGGCTTCGTCTGGATCCGTTCGAAAGGCTGA
- a CDS encoding PTS fructose transporter subunit IIA, producing the protein MIGIVIVAHGGLAEEYRRAVEHVIGPQDGLRSISVAATCDRKGKENEIREAADSVDTGDGVVVVTDIFGGSPSNLSMGACTPADRVIFYGANLPALIKLARSRTKPLAEALALAKAAGTRYMDVAQGPAA; encoded by the coding sequence ATGATCGGCATCGTCATCGTCGCCCATGGCGGGCTCGCCGAGGAATATCGCCGCGCGGTCGAGCATGTGATCGGCCCGCAGGACGGTCTGCGTTCGATTTCCGTGGCGGCGACCTGCGACCGTAAGGGCAAGGAAAACGAGATCCGCGAGGCCGCCGACAGCGTCGATACGGGCGACGGCGTTGTCGTCGTCACCGACATCTTCGGCGGGTCCCCCTCCAACCTTTCGATGGGTGCCTGTACGCCGGCCGACCGGGTCATATTCTACGGGGCGAACCTGCCGGCGCTGATCAAGCTGGCACGCAGCCGCACCAAACCCCTGGCGGAGGCGCTGGCCTTGGCGAAGGCCGCCGGGACGCGTTACATGGACGTCGCACAGGGTCCGGCCGCCTGA
- a CDS encoding HPr family phosphocarrier protein, which yields MPTRTLEIVNEKGLHARASAKFVETVERFDARAQVRRDGLEASGDSIMGMLMLAAARGSTIEVETSGPDADPLMKALAELVADFFGEGM from the coding sequence ATGCCAACGCGAACGCTTGAGATCGTGAACGAGAAGGGGCTGCATGCCCGCGCATCGGCCAAGTTCGTCGAGACGGTCGAGCGGTTCGACGCCCGCGCCCAGGTGCGGCGAGATGGGCTGGAAGCTTCGGGCGACTCCATCATGGGCATGTTGATGCTGGCCGCCGCCCGCGGAAGCACGATCGAGGTGGAGACATCCGGGCCCGACGCCGATCCGCTGATGAAGGCGCTGGCGGAGCTGGTGGCGGATTTTTTCGGGGAAGGCATGTGA
- a CDS encoding cob(I)yrinic acid a,c-diamide adenosyltransferase yields MVVLSKIYTRTGDAGTTALGDGTRVPKTSARVAAYGTVDEANATIGMARLHAEGEIGAQLAVIQNDLFDLGADLCRPGQDKDAEAEYPPLRMTADQVDRLEREIDAMNAALEPLRSFVLPGGTPLAAHLHLCRTVTRRAERLSVELAGQENVNPAAIKYLNRLSDWFFVASRIANDDGRADVQWVPGASRAFRDAE; encoded by the coding sequence ATGGTCGTACTGTCCAAGATCTACACCCGAACCGGTGATGCGGGGACCACCGCGCTGGGCGACGGGACCCGAGTGCCCAAGACATCGGCACGCGTCGCCGCCTACGGAACCGTGGACGAGGCGAATGCGACGATCGGCATGGCGCGTCTGCACGCCGAGGGGGAGATCGGCGCGCAGTTGGCCGTCATCCAGAACGATCTGTTCGATCTGGGCGCCGACCTGTGCCGCCCCGGCCAGGACAAGGATGCCGAGGCGGAATACCCGCCGCTGCGGATGACGGCGGACCAGGTGGACCGGCTGGAGCGCGAGATCGACGCGATGAACGCCGCGCTCGAGCCGCTGCGCAGCTTCGTCCTGCCGGGGGGGACGCCGCTCGCCGCGCATCTGCACCTGTGCCGGACCGTCACACGGCGCGCGGAACGACTGTCGGTCGAACTCGCCGGGCAGGAGAATGTGAACCCAGCCGCGATCAAGTATCTCAACCGCCTGTCCGACTGGTTCTTCGTGGCATCCCGGATCGCCAACGACGACGGACGCGCCGATGTGCAATGGGTTCCGGGCGCCAGCCGTGCATTCCGGGATGCCGAATGA
- a CDS encoding DNA topoisomerase IV subunit A, with protein sequence MSDPNDTPTPEEVVSEPLRRAIGDRYLTYALSTIMHRALPDARDGLKPVHRRILYAMRELRLSSGGGFRKSAKISGDVMGNYHPHGDAAIYDAMARLAQDFAVRYPLVDGQGNFGNIDGDNPAASRYTEARMTAAAEALLVGLDEDAVDWRDNYDGTLREPVVLPAAFPNLLANGAAGIAVGMATNIPPHNLDELIAACLHLIKAPNARDETLIEHIPGPDFPTGGIIVEPRENILEAYRTGRGAFRLRARHHVEDLGKGQWQIIVTEISYQVQKGKLIEKLAELVTTKRVPILADIRDESADDIRIVLEPKSRNVDPDVLMNTLYRLSELETRFSLNMNVLIDGVTPKVCSLREVLQAFLDHRRDVLLRRSRHRMQKIDHRLEVLEGFVIAFLNLDRVIDIIRYDDAPKEALIHEPWGEGYVRAKDDSDYRSPLPTDRQPTLSEVQAEAILNMRLRALRRLEEMALLRERDALMEERAGLQDLLESETIQWKTIADELREARKQFGKATELGRRRSDFAEAVEVADVPLEAMIEREPITVVCSRMGWVRALSGHQPLDKELKFKDGDGPAFRFHAETTDKLIVWGSDGRAFTLQASALPGGRGMGEPLRLMIDLPNETDIVDILIHRPGRNLLLASTAGDGFVCPEEEMVAMRRAGKQVLNCKPGVGALRPVTAEGDHVACIGDNRKMLVFPLADLPEMPRGKGVRLQKFKDGGLSDVTVLTLAEGLKWSDPAGRVRHEPDLSEWLGARAQAGRMAPRGFPRNNRFA encoded by the coding sequence ATGAGTGACCCGAACGACACGCCCACCCCCGAAGAGGTCGTCTCCGAACCGCTGCGGCGGGCGATCGGTGACCGGTACCTGACCTACGCGCTGTCGACGATCATGCATCGCGCGCTGCCGGATGCGCGCGACGGGCTGAAACCGGTGCATCGACGGATCCTCTACGCCATGCGGGAACTGCGGCTTTCGTCCGGTGGCGGCTTTCGCAAGTCGGCCAAGATCTCGGGCGACGTGATGGGCAACTACCACCCCCATGGCGACGCCGCGATCTACGATGCCATGGCGCGTCTCGCCCAGGATTTCGCGGTCCGTTACCCGCTGGTCGACGGCCAGGGGAACTTCGGCAACATCGACGGCGACAACCCCGCCGCGAGCCGATACACCGAGGCGCGGATGACCGCCGCGGCCGAAGCCCTGCTGGTGGGCCTCGACGAGGATGCGGTCGACTGGCGTGACAATTACGACGGAACGTTGCGCGAACCCGTCGTCCTGCCCGCGGCGTTTCCGAACCTGCTGGCCAACGGTGCCGCCGGTATCGCCGTGGGAATGGCCACGAACATCCCGCCGCACAACCTCGATGAGTTGATCGCGGCCTGTCTGCATCTGATCAAGGCGCCGAACGCGCGCGATGAAACCCTGATCGAGCATATCCCCGGCCCCGACTTCCCGACTGGCGGCATTATCGTGGAGCCGCGCGAGAATATCCTGGAGGCCTACCGCACCGGTCGCGGCGCCTTCCGCCTGCGGGCGCGTCACCATGTCGAGGATCTGGGCAAGGGCCAGTGGCAGATCATCGTCACCGAGATCTCCTACCAGGTGCAGAAGGGCAAGCTGATCGAAAAGCTGGCCGAACTGGTAACGACGAAACGCGTCCCCATCCTGGCCGACATCCGCGACGAGAGCGCCGACGACATCCGCATCGTGCTGGAGCCGAAGTCGCGGAACGTCGATCCAGACGTGCTGATGAACACGCTCTACCGCTTGTCGGAGTTGGAGACGCGGTTCTCGCTGAACATGAACGTGCTGATCGACGGGGTGACGCCGAAGGTCTGTTCGCTGCGCGAGGTGTTGCAGGCGTTTCTCGACCATCGTCGCGATGTGCTGCTGCGCCGTTCGCGGCATCGAATGCAGAAGATCGACCACCGGTTGGAGGTTCTGGAAGGCTTCGTCATCGCCTTTCTGAACCTGGACCGTGTGATCGACATCATCCGTTACGACGACGCCCCGAAGGAGGCGCTGATCCACGAGCCCTGGGGCGAGGGCTACGTCCGCGCCAAGGACGATTCCGATTATCGCTCGCCCTTGCCGACGGATCGCCAGCCGACCCTGTCCGAGGTCCAGGCCGAGGCGATCCTGAACATGCGCCTGCGCGCGCTGCGCCGGCTGGAGGAGATGGCCCTGCTGCGCGAACGCGACGCCCTGATGGAGGAGCGCGCGGGTCTGCAGGACCTGCTGGAGAGCGAGACGATCCAGTGGAAGACGATCGCCGACGAGCTGCGCGAGGCGCGCAAGCAGTTCGGAAAGGCCACCGAACTGGGCCGTCGTCGCAGCGACTTCGCCGAGGCGGTCGAGGTGGCGGATGTGCCGCTGGAGGCGATGATCGAGCGGGAGCCGATCACCGTCGTCTGCTCGCGCATGGGATGGGTCCGGGCGCTCTCGGGGCATCAGCCGCTCGACAAGGAGCTGAAGTTCAAGGACGGCGACGGCCCGGCCTTCCGCTTCCATGCCGAGACGACCGACAAGCTGATCGTGTGGGGCAGCGACGGGCGCGCCTTCACGCTGCAGGCGAGTGCGCTGCCGGGTGGACGCGGCATGGGCGAGCCTTTGCGCCTGATGATCGACCTGCCCAACGAGACCGATATCGTCGATATCCTGATCCACCGACCCGGCCGCAATCTGCTGCTAGCGTCGACCGCGGGGGACGGATTCGTCTGCCCGGAGGAGGAGATGGTCGCGATGCGCCGCGCGGGCAAGCAGGTGTTGAACTGCAAGCCGGGCGTTGGCGCGCTGCGCCCCGTCACCGCCGAAGGCGACCACGTCGCCTGCATCGGTGACAACCGCAAGATGCTGGTCTTCCCGCTGGCCGACCTGCCCGAGATGCCGCGCGGCAAGGGCGTGCGATTGCAGAAGTTCAAGGATGGCGGCCTGTCCGACGTCACGGTCCTCACTCTGGCTGAAGGGCTGAAATGGTCCGACCCGGCCGGTCGGGTCCGGCACGAACCTGACCTGTCGGAGTGGTTGGGCGCACGGGCGCAGGCTGGGCGCATGGCGCCTCGCGGCTTTCCGCGGAACAACCGGTTTGCCTGA
- a CDS encoding SDR family NAD(P)-dependent oxidoreductase, with the protein MVRTILITGCSSGIGRDAALTMRDRGWRVFAACRRATDCDGLHALGLESPRIDYEDPQSIEAGLGEVLESTGGRLDALFNNGAYAIPGLVEDLPTDALRTIFEANVFGWHDLTRRVIPVMRRAGSGRIVQNSSVLGFAAAPWRGAYNATKFAVEGLTDTLRMELRGTGIDAILIEPGPITSRFRANARAQFERWIDWRGAARRTEYEAMMGRLYEDRTARFELPPAAVTRALIHAVEARHPRARYRVTVPTTLAMILKRAAPTRMVDRIVSNS; encoded by the coding sequence ATGGTGCGTACGATCCTGATCACCGGGTGTTCCAGCGGCATCGGCCGCGACGCCGCTCTCACGATGCGGGACCGTGGTTGGCGGGTCTTCGCAGCCTGCCGCCGCGCGACCGATTGCGACGGATTGCACGCCCTCGGGTTGGAAAGCCCCCGGATCGACTATGAGGACCCGCAGTCGATCGAGGCCGGGTTGGGCGAAGTTCTCGAATCGACGGGCGGCCGTCTGGACGCCCTGTTCAACAATGGGGCCTACGCGATCCCGGGACTGGTCGAAGACCTGCCGACCGACGCCCTGCGTACGATATTCGAGGCCAACGTCTTCGGCTGGCACGACCTGACCCGCCGGGTGATACCGGTCATGCGGCGCGCCGGGTCGGGACGCATCGTGCAGAACTCCTCGGTCCTCGGCTTCGCCGCCGCCCCCTGGCGCGGTGCCTACAACGCCACGAAATTCGCGGTCGAGGGGCTCACGGACACGCTTCGCATGGAACTGCGCGGCACCGGCATCGATGCGATCCTGATCGAGCCCGGCCCCATCACGTCCCGCTTCCGCGCGAACGCGCGCGCGCAGTTCGAGCGTTGGATCGACTGGCGCGGCGCGGCGCGCCGTACGGAATACGAGGCGATGATGGGCCGTCTCTACGAAGATCGAACCGCCCGTTTCGAGTTGCCGCCCGCCGCCGTGACCCGCGCCCTGATCCATGCGGTCGAGGCCCGGCATCCCAGGGCGCGATACCGCGTGACCGTGCCGACGACGTTGGCCATGATCCTGAAACGCGCGGCGCCGACGCGGATGGTAGACAGGATCGTCTCGAATTCCTGA
- a CDS encoding DUF6473 family protein, giving the protein MSFEGRGAQLNYYPCRYGRSRTVFRGPAVPLDDGYIAVLGGAEVYGRFVEDPFSDQIADRTGRRVVNLGVMNAGLDVFLSDDALMQVISGAHAVVIQALGAQNMSNRFYTVHPRRNDRFLRPSDALRMLYRDVDFSDFTFTRHMLMALHSRCPDRFAALRSELVEAWTARMRTMLSRIPGRRILLSLESHAGRGLGAEPLFVTPEMLDEVGHGADRIVRCDVGEMSRRFRLEGMVFPETDREVASHCLPAPVHEHLAELLIPEVARASDVAA; this is encoded by the coding sequence ATGAGCTTCGAAGGACGCGGCGCACAGCTGAACTATTATCCCTGCCGCTATGGTCGGTCGCGAACTGTCTTTCGCGGCCCGGCGGTTCCGCTGGATGACGGCTACATCGCGGTCTTGGGCGGGGCCGAGGTCTATGGACGCTTTGTCGAGGACCCGTTTTCGGATCAGATCGCCGATCGAACCGGGCGGCGGGTCGTAAACCTTGGCGTGATGAATGCGGGACTGGACGTGTTCCTGAGCGACGACGCGCTGATGCAAGTCATCTCGGGGGCGCATGCCGTGGTAATACAGGCACTTGGTGCGCAGAACATGTCGAACCGGTTCTATACCGTGCACCCCCGCCGAAACGACCGGTTCTTGCGCCCTTCGGACGCGCTTCGGATGTTGTATCGAGACGTCGATTTCAGCGATTTCACCTTCACGCGTCACATGCTGATGGCCCTGCATTCGCGCTGCCCGGACCGTTTCGCGGCCCTTCGCTCCGAGTTGGTCGAGGCATGGACGGCCCGGATGCGGACGATGCTCTCGCGTATTCCGGGGCGCCGGATCCTGCTCTCGCTCGAAAGCCATGCGGGTCGGGGGCTGGGGGCGGAGCCCTTGTTCGTGACGCCCGAAATGCTGGACGAGGTCGGGCATGGTGCCGACCGCATCGTGCGCTGCGATGTCGGCGAAATGTCGCGACGTTTCCGGCTGGAAGGGATGGTCTTCCCCGAAACCGACCGCGAAGTGGCGTCTCATTGCCTGCCGGCCCCCGTGCACGAACATCTGGCCGAACTTCTGATACCCGAGGTCGCTAGGGCGAGCGATGTCGCGGCCTGA
- a CDS encoding SH3 domain-containing protein — protein sequence MIKLVFTLAAALYAGFVIWGHPTDVVAPEKQGAVSIAADAAEFDRPVILQNASSPEPHVTRAVASEALVPDAAAIAASAPAPAGSFPEPRLIGEPLVVSLVEPRDAPEATAEPTAERMLRVTGSRVNMRAGPSTANRVVDSLPQGTLAEPLGPPEGGWQEIRDIATGRTGFMSARFLEPAV from the coding sequence ATGATCAAGCTTGTTTTCACGCTGGCCGCCGCGCTCTACGCCGGATTCGTGATCTGGGGCCACCCAACGGATGTCGTCGCGCCGGAGAAACAGGGCGCCGTGTCCATTGCCGCCGACGCCGCGGAGTTCGACCGCCCCGTCATCCTCCAGAACGCCAGTTCACCCGAGCCCCACGTCACCCGTGCCGTCGCGTCCGAGGCACTCGTGCCCGATGCCGCCGCGATCGCGGCCTCTGCCCCGGCCCCCGCCGGCAGCTTTCCCGAACCGCGTCTGATCGGCGAACCGCTCGTGGTCAGCCTCGTCGAACCCCGTGACGCCCCGGAGGCGACGGCAGAGCCGACCGCCGAGCGCATGCTGCGCGTGACCGGGTCGCGGGTGAACATGCGCGCGGGCCCGTCGACCGCGAACCGCGTCGTGGACAGCCTCCCCCAGGGCACATTGGCGGAACCGCTCGGGCCGCCCGAGGGTGGCTGGCAGGAGATCCGCGACATCGCGACGGGTCGGACGGGGTTCATGTCCGCCCGTTTCCTGGAGCCCGCCGTCTGA
- a CDS encoding lysophospholipid acyltransferase family protein translates to MTEISFFRTSPRERSDYQAYDRGKLSYAGTFKNPWKAGTIRALEWMTGKIRLLSLIRRFEREGVETGQPFFAHALRVMGIRIDTPAAQIARIPRSGPLVVVANHPHGLVDGMVLAELVGRVRQDYRILTRSLLTGVPEVADFMIPVPFPHEADAHARNLAMRKAAMGHLAAGGAVVVFPAGAVAASETAFGRAVEKPWAPFTANMIRRSGAKVVPICFAGANSRIYQIANRLSATLRQGLLLHEVVHALDQPQAPIVRPAIEPEEWHPHAGNTRAFMDWLRARTLEG, encoded by the coding sequence GTGACGGAGATCTCGTTCTTTCGAACGAGCCCACGGGAACGATCCGACTATCAGGCCTATGACCGCGGCAAGCTCAGCTATGCCGGGACGTTCAAGAACCCTTGGAAGGCCGGCACCATCCGGGCGTTGGAATGGATGACGGGCAAGATCCGCCTGCTGTCGCTGATCCGGCGGTTCGAGCGGGAGGGCGTGGAGACCGGACAACCATTCTTCGCCCACGCGCTGCGGGTGATGGGTATTCGCATCGACACGCCGGCGGCGCAGATCGCGCGGATCCCGCGATCGGGCCCGCTCGTCGTCGTCGCGAACCACCCGCACGGGCTTGTCGACGGAATGGTCCTGGCCGAACTCGTCGGGCGCGTGCGGCAGGACTATCGGATCCTCACCCGATCGCTGTTGACGGGCGTGCCGGAGGTCGCGGATTTCATGATCCCGGTGCCCTTCCCGCACGAGGCGGACGCCCATGCGAGGAACCTGGCGATGCGCAAGGCGGCGATGGGGCATCTGGCGGCCGGAGGGGCCGTCGTGGTCTTTCCGGCAGGCGCGGTGGCCGCGTCGGAGACGGCGTTCGGCCGGGCAGTCGAAAAACCCTGGGCACCGTTCACCGCCAACATGATCCGGCGCAGCGGCGCCAAGGTCGTCCCGATCTGTTTCGCGGGGGCGAATTCCCGCATCTACCAAATCGCGAACCGTCTCTCCGCCACGTTGCGTCAGGGCCTTCTGTTGCACGAAGTCGTCCATGCGCTCGACCAGCCCCAGGCGCCCATCGTCCGACCGGCAATCGAGCCGGAGGAATGGCATCCCCATGCGGGCAACACCCGTGCCTTCATGGATTGGCTGCGCGCGCGGACGCTTGAAGGTTAG
- a CDS encoding electron transfer flavoprotein subunit beta/FixA family protein, producing the protein MKILVPVKRVIDYNVKVRVKADGSGVDLANVKMSMNPFDEIAVEEAIRLKEAGTAEEVVAVSIGVKQAQETLRTALAMGADRAILVVAADDVHQDIEPLAVAKVLKAVIDEEEPGLVMAGKQAIDNDMNATGQMLSALLGWSQATFASEVKIEGDHAVVTREVDGGLQTIKVKMPTIVTVDLRLNEPRYASLPNIMKAKKKPLEEKTPADYGVDVAPRLEIVKTAEPEARKAGEMVQSVDELVSKLKEAGAV; encoded by the coding sequence ATGAAAATCCTCGTGCCCGTCAAGCGGGTGATCGATTACAACGTCAAGGTGCGCGTCAAGGCGGACGGGTCGGGTGTTGACTTGGCGAATGTGAAGATGTCGATGAACCCGTTCGACGAGATCGCGGTCGAGGAGGCCATCCGCCTCAAGGAGGCCGGGACTGCCGAAGAGGTCGTCGCGGTGTCGATCGGCGTGAAACAGGCGCAGGAAACGCTACGCACGGCGCTGGCGATGGGCGCGGATCGCGCGATCCTCGTCGTGGCCGCCGACGACGTCCACCAGGATATCGAGCCGCTGGCCGTTGCGAAGGTCCTTAAAGCCGTCATCGACGAGGAGGAACCCGGCCTGGTGATGGCCGGCAAGCAAGCCATCGACAATGATATGAACGCGACCGGTCAGATGCTATCGGCGCTGCTGGGCTGGTCGCAGGCCACCTTTGCGTCCGAGGTGAAGATCGAGGGTGACCATGCCGTCGTCACCCGCGAGGTCGATGGTGGATTGCAGACGATCAAGGTCAAGATGCCGACCATCGTCACCGTCGATCTGCGACTGAACGAGCCGCGATATGCTTCGCTGCCGAACATCATGAAGGCCAAGAAGAAGCCGCTGGAGGAGAAGACCCCCGCCGATTACGGCGTGGATGTCGCACCGCGGCTTGAGATCGTGAAGACCGCCGAACCGGAGGCTCGAAAGGCCGGCGAAATGGTTCAGTCGGTCGATGAACTGGTGTCGAAACTCAAGGAAGCGGGGGCGGTCTGA